From the Bacteriovorax sp. Seq25_V genome, one window contains:
- a CDS encoding GreA/GreB family elongation factor translates to MRDLIIDNIRKTITTSAQGCETEEMKNEMLEELEMFEGISMDEHQAIEIGSIIELETNSRVATYFISPANSGSILNIKGQSILVVSIFSALGAELMGKVVGESIELVTAAGIRVYKVVSIN, encoded by the coding sequence ATGAGAGACTTAATTATAGATAATATCAGAAAAACCATCACAACTTCTGCACAGGGGTGTGAGACCGAAGAAATGAAAAATGAGATGCTTGAAGAACTTGAGATGTTTGAAGGCATCTCAATGGATGAGCATCAAGCAATTGAAATTGGTTCAATTATTGAACTTGAAACAAATTCAAGAGTTGCAACTTACTTCATTTCGCCTGCAAATAGTGGGTCGATTTTAAATATTAAAGGACAATCAATTCTTGTTGTTTCTATTTTTTCAGCACTTGGTGCCGAATTAATGGGAAAAGTTGTAGGTGAGTCAATCGAACTTGTGACAGCTGCAGGAATTAGAGTTTATAAGGTTGTAAGTATAAATTAA
- a CDS encoding thiol-disulfide oxidoreductase DCC family protein, translating to MRILFIDGDCLLCQEIVRIVFFLDKKAVFSFAPLQGQHAKVKLPAQLIADLDTVVLYKDGNILTKSDAAIEVLCELGAIYRMAKIFYIIPKFIRDALYMLVSRNRKKIFKRETCLYSPELQKRFLN from the coding sequence ATGAGAATTCTTTTTATAGATGGTGACTGCCTCTTATGCCAAGAAATTGTACGTATCGTGTTCTTTCTCGATAAGAAGGCAGTCTTTTCATTTGCTCCTCTTCAAGGTCAACACGCGAAGGTCAAGCTACCAGCACAGTTAATAGCAGATCTCGATACTGTCGTTCTTTATAAAGACGGAAATATTTTGACAAAGAGTGATGCTGCGATTGAAGTCCTCTGTGAACTTGGTGCAATTTATCGTATGGCCAAAATATTTTATATCATTCCAAAATTTATTAGAGACGCGCTCTACATGCTCGTTTCTAGAAATAGAAAGAAAATCTTCAAGAGAGAGACTTGTCTTTATTCACCAGAATTACAAAAAAGATTTCTCAATTAG
- a CDS encoding alpha/beta fold hydrolase: MTRNFVLIRGLGRQKGHWSNFPEQLCQAIADAKVHFIDLPGSGSKYEEVFPLETQSLLTQVKNDLDQLKSKHPEGTWHFISISLGGLVTLKLTEHFSKLCDSIIIINSSAKDLSPFYERLNYKIYKTFIAAIKSKDLKNRERIVLDLTTNNISNEEKDRIASEWAVLAEKEPMSMKNFGRQLLWAAKTSAPKKLATRTLIVTGLGDRLVSYNCSVNLARRLGSEIEIHPTAGHDLSLDAPEWLCTHIDKFTN; the protein is encoded by the coding sequence ATGACGAGAAACTTTGTACTAATTAGAGGTTTAGGTAGACAAAAAGGACACTGGAGTAATTTTCCAGAACAGCTATGTCAGGCCATAGCAGATGCAAAAGTTCACTTTATAGACCTTCCCGGAAGTGGGAGTAAGTACGAGGAGGTTTTTCCACTAGAAACGCAATCCCTACTTACACAAGTTAAAAATGATCTTGATCAATTAAAAAGTAAACACCCCGAAGGAACTTGGCACTTTATTAGTATTTCCCTTGGTGGACTTGTTACCCTAAAGCTGACAGAACATTTCTCTAAGCTTTGCGATAGTATCATCATCATTAACAGTAGTGCAAAAGACCTCAGTCCATTTTATGAAAGATTAAACTACAAAATATACAAAACTTTTATCGCTGCGATTAAAAGTAAAGATTTAAAAAATCGTGAACGTATTGTTTTAGATCTCACGACCAATAATATTAGTAATGAAGAAAAAGATCGTATTGCATCAGAATGGGCCGTTCTCGCAGAAAAAGAGCCAATGTCGATGAAAAACTTTGGTCGTCAACTTCTATGGGCCGCCAAAACAAGTGCTCCCAAAAAACTGGCTACAAGAACCCTGATTGTGACAGGTCTTGGAGACAGACTCGTTTCTTATAATTGCAGTGTCAATCTAGCAAGACGACTTGGCTCAGAAATCGAAATTCACCCAACAGCTGGACATGATCTTTCACTCGATGCTCCGGAGTGGCTTTGCACACATATTGATAAATTTACTAATTGA
- a CDS encoding M14 family zinc carboxypeptidase, with protein sequence MREFQELKDIEELTKFSHPIVRHEILDTIDFKNKSYPLHAFSIGSQDPEAPTFGIFAGVHGLERVGTHLAISNLQNLFTRLSWDDELASSFSNFRLVCIPLINPVGMDLIYRSNGNGVDLMRNSPVESTEKTAPLLGGQRYSSKLPWYRGQEGVIERENLAVINFVKKEMFPSKFSMALDLHSGFGMKDRLWFPYAKTRSPFPLTSEALQFKSLLDKTLPHHIYLIEQQSQSYTTSGDLWDYLFDLSHAQKESYGTFIPWTLELGSWLWVKKNPIQVLSVLGLFNPVRQHRFERVMRRHMLLFDFFTQAIKNHHNWVAK encoded by the coding sequence ATGAGAGAATTCCAAGAATTAAAAGATATCGAAGAGCTCACAAAATTTAGCCATCCTATCGTTAGACACGAAATTTTAGACACCATCGATTTTAAAAATAAATCTTACCCACTTCATGCATTTTCTATTGGATCACAAGACCCAGAGGCTCCAACCTTTGGAATTTTTGCAGGTGTTCATGGACTAGAAAGAGTTGGAACTCATCTGGCAATTTCAAATCTTCAAAATCTTTTTACACGATTATCTTGGGATGACGAACTAGCAAGTTCATTTTCAAATTTTAGATTAGTTTGTATTCCTTTAATTAATCCTGTTGGAATGGATCTTATCTATCGCTCAAATGGAAATGGCGTCGACCTCATGAGAAACTCTCCTGTTGAATCAACAGAAAAAACAGCTCCGCTTTTAGGGGGCCAGCGATATAGTTCTAAGCTTCCGTGGTATCGAGGACAAGAGGGAGTAATAGAAAGAGAAAATCTTGCTGTTATTAATTTTGTTAAAAAAGAAATGTTCCCATCAAAGTTTTCAATGGCCCTTGATCTACATTCAGGTTTTGGCATGAAGGATCGTCTTTGGTTTCCTTACGCCAAAACGAGAAGTCCTTTTCCTTTGACGAGTGAAGCTCTTCAATTTAAAAGCTTGCTCGATAAAACTTTGCCGCATCATATATATCTTATTGAGCAACAATCTCAGAGTTACACAACAAGCGGGGATCTCTGGGATTATCTCTTTGACCTAAGCCATGCACAAAAAGAATCTTATGGAACATTCATTCCCTGGACACTCGAACTAGGCTCATGGTTATGGGTGAAAAAGAATCCAATACAGGTCTTGTCTGTGCTTGGACTATTTAATCCAGTGAGACAACACCGCTTTGAAAGAGTCATGAGAAGGCATATGCTACTTTTTGACTTCTTTACACAGGCAATTAAAAATCATCACAACTGGGTGGCTAAATAA
- the rlmN gene encoding 23S rRNA (adenine(2503)-C(2))-methyltransferase RlmN, which produces MQNFYDYSLTDFKSLTSLHGYKDVHAENFYTSKYKGSEKHIPENFIQYLKTNFNLALPKIQKIQTAEDELTVKFLVELSDGNCVETVLVPFNKKYTICISSQVGCAMKCSFCFTGTQGLKRNLEVHEIVGQYVLAYNYIKENFPEKFAAPNIVFMGQGEPLHNFDNIKRAISIFLEVRGLHLGPRQITLSTAGYLPGLKKIEELNQVNIALSFHSPFNNQRDELIPLNKAYPIEEIVSTLKDIPRLKRQYLTFEYLIIKDMNHSEEHVQEIVKLLSGLPVIFNLIPFNEFPGAKYKRPLDKDVDNFKQRLVDHGFFASVRKTKGDDILAACGQLNTKS; this is translated from the coding sequence ATGCAAAATTTTTACGATTATTCATTAACCGATTTTAAGAGCCTGACAAGTCTGCATGGTTATAAAGACGTACACGCTGAAAACTTTTACACATCAAAATATAAAGGTAGTGAAAAACATATTCCAGAAAATTTCATACAATACTTGAAGACAAATTTTAACTTGGCACTACCTAAAATACAAAAAATTCAAACAGCTGAAGATGAACTCACTGTTAAGTTTCTAGTTGAACTTTCTGACGGCAACTGCGTTGAAACTGTACTCGTACCATTTAATAAAAAATATACAATTTGTATTTCGTCCCAAGTTGGATGTGCAATGAAATGTAGCTTTTGTTTTACAGGGACTCAGGGACTAAAACGTAATCTCGAGGTACACGAGATCGTAGGACAGTATGTACTCGCATATAATTATATCAAGGAAAATTTTCCAGAGAAATTTGCAGCACCAAATATTGTATTCATGGGTCAGGGTGAACCTCTCCATAATTTTGATAATATTAAGAGAGCGATTTCAATTTTTCTTGAGGTACGTGGACTTCACCTTGGACCGAGACAAATCACACTTTCAACAGCAGGTTACCTTCCAGGTCTTAAGAAGATTGAAGAACTTAACCAAGTAAATATCGCACTTAGCTTTCACTCTCCTTTTAACAATCAAAGAGATGAGCTTATTCCACTGAATAAAGCTTACCCAATTGAGGAAATTGTAAGCACCTTAAAAGATATTCCTAGATTAAAACGACAGTATTTAACATTTGAATACTTGATTATCAAAGATATGAATCATAGCGAAGAGCATGTTCAAGAAATTGTTAAGTTACTAAGTGGCCTTCCTGTGATTTTTAACTTAATTCCATTCAATGAGTTTCCAGGAGCGAAGTACAAACGCCCACTTGATAAAGATGTGGATAACTTCAAACAAAGACTTGTTGATCACGGATTCTTTGCAAGTGTAAGAAAAACTAAAGGTGATGACATTCTCGCTGCTTGTGGTCAGTTAAATACAAAAAGCTAA
- a CDS encoding M48 family metalloprotease — protein MEDKIINQLNHDLNKLNSTKQGRRAFLTALPLLLASCATTDKTRYREGDNSGQEVGLSVEEERKMTREYLPEMEKDYQKYRNSYVQSYINDVGRKIVDSNKLAGNPYNYNFRVVASNQINAFALPAGEVFVTSKLIAMTDSEAELAGVIGHEVGHIQARHTAERIYKAEKEKNKGLIYGLGGALLGGAAGFGLGKMLCSKQDRDCLMRVAKYGAMAGGMGGLLIQKYGFMANSREDEMEADRIGFKTSLKAGYDYAHVGNFYEKLLVMEKNYSKKDNALAKKFADAMSTHPPSEQRVAQMRELERANPLKGKVTSPEFEKIKKILV, from the coding sequence ATGGAAGACAAAATAATCAATCAGTTAAATCACGATCTAAATAAACTTAATTCGACAAAACAGGGACGTCGTGCGTTTCTAACGGCCTTGCCTTTACTTCTTGCGAGTTGTGCCACTACAGATAAGACAAGATATCGAGAAGGGGATAACTCAGGACAAGAAGTTGGTCTAAGCGTCGAAGAAGAAAGAAAAATGACCAGGGAATATCTTCCAGAGATGGAGAAGGACTATCAAAAATATAGAAACTCTTATGTTCAGTCTTATATTAATGATGTCGGACGTAAAATTGTTGATAGTAATAAGCTAGCAGGTAATCCATATAATTATAATTTTAGAGTGGTCGCATCAAACCAAATAAATGCTTTCGCGTTACCAGCAGGGGAAGTTTTTGTAACATCAAAATTAATTGCGATGACAGATAGTGAAGCTGAACTGGCCGGGGTTATTGGTCATGAGGTAGGGCATATCCAGGCGCGACATACAGCAGAAAGAATATATAAGGCCGAAAAAGAGAAGAACAAGGGACTTATTTATGGGCTCGGTGGGGCTCTCCTTGGGGGGGCTGCAGGTTTTGGTCTTGGTAAGATGCTTTGCTCCAAACAGGATCGTGACTGCTTGATGAGAGTTGCTAAATATGGGGCAATGGCCGGGGGAATGGGAGGACTACTGATCCAGAAATATGGATTTATGGCAAATTCCCGTGAAGATGAAATGGAAGCGGATCGTATTGGTTTTAAGACTAGTTTAAAGGCTGGTTATGACTATGCTCATGTTGGAAATTTCTATGAAAAATTACTTGTAATGGAAAAGAATTATTCTAAGAAAGATAATGCTTTGGCTAAAAAGTTTGCTGATGCTATGTCGACTCATCCTCCAAGTGAGCAGAGAGTTGCGCAGATGAGAGAACTTGAAAGGGCCAATCCTTTAAAGGGGAAGGTGACTTCCCCTGAATTTGAAAAAATAAAAAAAATCTTAGTCTAG
- a CDS encoding response regulator, with protein sequence MSITLPKIKDSEKPAVLIIDDEVKICMLIKTFLEQTKLFRNVVVAENASIGMLKLRNDEFDLVIVDFQLPDKEGTYLVEMAKKSLKFRKLKFLLISGYLDNRSMINVINSGIKHVLVKPFSRDDLISKVLQILKLD encoded by the coding sequence ATGAGTATCACTCTCCCAAAGATTAAAGATTCAGAAAAACCAGCAGTACTTATAATCGACGATGAGGTAAAAATTTGTATGCTCATCAAGACTTTTCTCGAGCAAACAAAGCTTTTTAGGAATGTCGTGGTCGCAGAGAATGCTTCAATTGGAATGTTAAAGCTTAGAAATGATGAATTTGACTTAGTTATAGTAGATTTCCAACTTCCAGATAAAGAAGGTACATATCTTGTTGAGATGGCCAAAAAAAGTTTGAAGTTTAGAAAACTGAAATTTCTTTTAATATCTGGGTATCTCGACAATAGATCAATGATCAATGTTATTAATTCAGGAATTAAGCACGTTCTCGTAAAACCATTTTCAAGAGACGATCTTATTTCGAAAGTGCTTCAAATACTCAAACTAGACTAA
- a CDS encoding response regulator: protein MNFEILDSLFEPIVIVNKDNEIIYYNHMFSTFTKSSPRVIKNKKFLKEIIAENFISTLIDQTFETKSNTISKEELIDSLQDQELHVIAKGTYLLDKDLVLVSLNDITIEKNLYQKYRYQIEELKEIHHQIVQADKLTTIGEITASISHEISNPLTIASGTLELIKALFESEDINSQKELLDSCLNDVIESFMRINSIIKGMKKFLHGNEDKKEYVSVEEIIENSTRLVNSQLKKSQVSMEVKNNTESKESIVFVNSLKMEQLFINLIKNSIDSINSIPNNESRSIGITLDETEMCYEVQLCDTGAGIPTEIQDKIFESFFTTKEVGEGTGLGLAIATKIIESYQGTLELVSASSPTIFKITIPKMSTLSIASSTLNRDNAQELNLNILVIDDEVKILNLFNESISDSNVNVICASNPKEALALIDDGRFNMIFIDFSMPEMNGDELAKKIRELSYSGPIIYLTGKVADEKIKSDIASGLFNDHLQKPFIKDDIVNMMNKWKEGEK from the coding sequence ATGAACTTTGAAATTCTAGATTCTCTTTTTGAGCCCATTGTCATTGTTAACAAAGACAATGAAATCATCTACTACAATCATATGTTTTCAACTTTTACAAAAAGCTCACCGCGAGTAATCAAGAATAAGAAGTTTTTGAAAGAGATTATTGCTGAGAACTTTATCTCTACCCTAATTGATCAAACTTTTGAGACAAAATCAAACACGATCTCCAAAGAAGAGCTTATCGATAGCCTACAAGACCAGGAGCTTCACGTTATTGCCAAAGGAACGTATCTTTTAGATAAAGATCTTGTTCTAGTGAGCTTGAATGATATAACAATCGAAAAAAATCTTTATCAAAAATATCGTTATCAAATTGAAGAACTTAAAGAAATTCATCATCAGATTGTTCAAGCTGACAAGCTTACAACAATTGGTGAAATCACGGCAAGTATATCTCATGAAATATCAAATCCACTGACGATTGCTTCAGGAACCCTGGAGTTAATCAAGGCTCTATTTGAATCAGAAGATATAAATTCTCAAAAAGAGTTATTAGATTCATGTTTAAATGACGTCATCGAATCTTTCATGCGTATTAATAGTATCATCAAAGGTATGAAGAAGTTCCTCCATGGTAATGAGGACAAGAAGGAGTATGTATCTGTTGAAGAAATCATTGAGAACTCAACAAGACTTGTAAATAGTCAGTTAAAGAAATCTCAAGTCTCTATGGAAGTGAAAAACAACACCGAATCCAAGGAGTCTATTGTTTTTGTAAACTCACTAAAGATGGAACAACTCTTTATAAATCTCATCAAAAATTCTATCGACTCTATAAATTCAATTCCAAATAATGAATCCAGATCAATCGGAATAACTCTCGATGAAACAGAAATGTGCTATGAGGTACAACTATGTGACACAGGAGCTGGCATCCCTACTGAGATCCAAGACAAAATTTTTGAATCTTTTTTTACCACAAAAGAAGTTGGAGAAGGAACGGGACTTGGGCTTGCGATTGCTACTAAAATCATTGAATCATATCAAGGGACACTAGAGCTTGTTTCAGCGAGCTCCCCTACTATCTTTAAAATAACAATTCCAAAAATGTCGACTTTAAGTATCGCTTCTTCGACTCTTAATAGAGACAATGCTCAAGAGTTAAATCTTAATATTCTTGTTATCGATGACGAAGTTAAAATTCTCAATCTCTTCAACGAAAGTATTAGTGACTCAAATGTGAATGTTATCTGTGCATCAAATCCTAAAGAAGCATTAGCACTTATTGATGATGGTCGCTTCAATATGATCTTCATTGATTTTTCGATGCCTGAAATGAATGGGGATGAGTTGGCAAAAAAAATTAGAGAACTTTCTTACAGCGGACCAATCATCTACCTTACAGGTAAAGTTGCTGATGAAAAGATAAAATCCGACATTGCAAGTGGACTGTTCAATGATCACTTACAAAAGCCTTTTATCAAAGATGATATTGTAAATATGATGAATAAATGGAAAGAGGGTGAAAAGTAA
- a CDS encoding STAS domain-containing protein, producing MSDKLVINITKNEADLAEFLLQGQIDEDSTFEEILSSKKSTIIIDFNKVTLINSCGVREWINFLEGVKDCSITYKNCPQVVIEQINMVHGFILPNTSIESFYAPYYSEKADDVLKVLLLSSQVVDGKAPKIEQDGEELEFDAIEAQYFQFLKQKG from the coding sequence ATGAGTGACAAATTAGTCATCAATATTACGAAGAATGAAGCAGACTTAGCAGAATTTCTTCTGCAAGGACAAATCGATGAGGATTCTACATTTGAAGAAATATTATCTTCAAAAAAGAGTACGATAATTATCGATTTTAACAAGGTAACACTAATTAACTCTTGTGGAGTAAGAGAATGGATCAACTTTCTTGAAGGAGTTAAGGATTGTAGCATAACTTACAAAAACTGCCCGCAAGTTGTAATCGAACAGATAAATATGGTTCACGGATTTATTTTGCCGAACACATCAATTGAGTCCTTCTACGCTCCTTATTATAGTGAGAAAGCTGATGATGTACTCAAAGTGTTACTACTCTCTTCGCAAGTAGTTGATGGGAAGGCGCCAAAAATCGAACAAGATGGAGAAGAACTTGAATTCGATGCGATTGAAGCGCAGTATTTCCAATTTTTAAAGCAAAAAGGTTAA